CAGTATCACCTAAAATTCCATGGCTAGCGGGAACAGAATAGTGCTCTACAGCGCTACCAGATGAGACCAGTAAATAGTCGTTGCTACCATGGTAGCAACCATCGAATTTCACAATGTATTTTCTATTAGTGAAGCCTCTAGCAAGCCTGATAGCGATTAATGTAGCTTCAGTACCACTATTAACAAACCGGATTTTCCCGTCTGGATACATGTGATCTAAGATTTTCCTAGCCAGCTCTACCTCTACAGGTGCCGGTATACCATAAAGCCATCCATTATTTAATTGCTCAGATATTCTAGTCAAAACTCTATCATCTCGGTGGCCGAGTATAAGTGGTCCATAACCTAGAACATAGTCAATATATCTGTCTCCATCTACTGAATAGATGAATGCGTCTTTTGCTTTATTTGCATAGAAGGGATAGGGCTTCAAAGCGGCTCTAACTGGACTGTTTACTCCTCCAGGAAACAGATCTTTGGCGCTTGACCAAAGCTTCCAGGAATAAGCCATGAGCAATTCACCTTTCACGCATGAGTTTCGCGAGAAGCGGAGCGAAATATGTTATGATCAAATCAGCTCCAGCCCTCTTTATCGCAGTAGCAGCCTCTAATACAGCTCCATCAAGCTCTAAGAACCCCTTTCCAGATGCAGCTCTTATCATCATGTATTCACCGCTCACGTTATATGCCGCTAATGGTATCCTAGGGAACGTTTCCCCTACTAGTCTTATTATATCCAGGTAAAATAGAGCAGGTTTCACCATTACTATGTCAGCACCCTCATCAATATCAAGTTGAATCTCTTTTAGAGCTTCCATACTGTTCCTCGGATCCATCTGATAAGATGATCTATCTCCAAATTTAGGAGCAGACTCCATTACAGATCGGAAGGGTCCATATAACACGCTCGCATACTTTGCAGAGTAAGCCATTATACCTACATCACTGAATCCTGACGAGTCCAAAGCGCTTCTTATACTCCTGACTTGACCGTCCATCATACCTGAAGGAGCAACAAAATCAGCTCCAGCCTCTGCTTGGGATACAGCTATTTTACCGTAAACCTCAAGAGTCGAGTCATTATCTATTATTTTTACCCCGTTTCTCTCAACTGGTAATCCGCAGTGTCCATGTGTTGTATAATTGCATATACACAGGTCAGTAAATATTACTGGTTCGCTTCCAATGTTATTCCGGACGTATCTAACCGCTCTATATACGGGGCCTTCTGTAGAGTAAGCTCTGGACCCATGGAAGTCTTTCTTACCGGTTATCCCGAAAACTAAGAATCCTTTAATACCGAGTTCTAGATTTGATAGAATAAAGTCGGCTAAATCACTTGATTCAGGAGGATAATAGAAATGTCCCTCTAAACCTTCAGCCGGCTTCTTTTCACTTATTGCCTCGTTTACGAATATAGGTAAGATTAAATCATCAGTTGATAGATGGGTTTCCGCGAGCATGTCACGTAACTCCTTTTTTGAACGGAGTCTTCTTAGCCGTGTGACTGGGTATTCCAATTCGACCACCTAAACCCGAGAATATTGTTTAAGGAAAACGTTTAATGCTTGATCATTATCAAGACGGGCTAGTTCCTTAAGAGATATGATTAGGGGATGAGCCATTTTTTTCAGGGAAGCATTTAGCGCCAGTCTAACATAGCCATGATATTCTGTGGGTATTTTTCCATTGATCCATTCCATTTCTTCGTTAATTATATTTTCAATAGCGTAATTTACAACGGATACTGCGATATCAGCGTTACGTGATTTCAATCTATTTAATAAATTAGAGAGTTCCTCTCTTACGATATCCTCGGTAATTGAAATCCATTTCTTTCTCTCGGATATACCTTTCTCCACTATTTCCTCCAACTGAAATACATCGATAACTTTATCTCCCCTGGCTATAGGGGGGATAGAAATATCAATGATGAGATTTGATGAATTGATCAAGGATTCTACTATACTATTACCGGGTCTATCATTAATGGCGATGAAAGCAATATCATATGTGTGAAGCCTTATATCATTCAGGCTAATAGGTTCGGCTAATTGACAAATATTAGATAAAAACAGAGCTTTATCTCTACTTCTATTTGCGATGAATATTTTTCTTGGTCTATGCTTGCAAGTTTCCTCTAATATTATTCGTCCTGCCTTGCCAGCTCCTATGATTATGACATTCTTATCTTTGAGTGACCCCGCTTCTTTTAAACCGGCAATCAAAGCAGCCTTGGGATATCCGATAACTCCTTCACTGATTCCTGTTTCTTCTCTAACTCTTCTACCAGTCTTAATGGCATACATAAACACTAAATCAAGTAATTCTGTGGAATAAGAGTTCTCCCTCGCATATTTCCATGCTTCTCTCACCTGTCCAAGGATTTCATTTTCCCCTATTATCTTTGACTCGATTCCTGATGCTACTCTAAACAAATGTCTAATGGTATCTACTCCGGTTTGTATCAAAGGAGTCTGACCTGTTAGCTGGATAAAGGTTTCAACTGTTTCTATCCTAGAAACAGGTTTATCAAGGTAAATCTCGAAACGATTGCATGTGGGAAGCACTACAACCCCGGAGGCTAGCTGGTAAAATCTCTGGTAAGCGTTGGAGGCTATTCTTGAAAGCAAGCCTATCTTATTGAGGCTACTGTTTTTGTGGTCAACAAATAATAACAAGAGGTTATCCAAGCTATTGTGTCCTCTAATAGTTTCTGTTCTCCGGCTTCCTAGGATACCAGCATTTACTTCCAAAGCTTTCTCACACCGTTCTAATCCGATTATTGCCCTCGTATAAAACAAAGTGTATATGATGGAAATTATACGTCTCAATACTAGTATAATCTATAAATACATATTCTCCAACGTTAATACCGGTGGATAGAGATTAGGCAGGCATGGATAGTATATCATAGACCCGGCTTCAGGGAATCAGAAAAGGAGCTATTTAACTTTCTCACCGAATTACGGGGATCCGTACAGACTAAACTTAGATCAATTACTATAGATGAATTCGCTAAGGAGTACAATGGAGGCCAAGTTTTCCTACTGTTACTCTACCGAGGAGGACATTATTGCAGTATCATAGAAAACATTCATGCCAAAAACGGGTGCTTCATAGGAATAATCCCACTTGATTTAACCAGTATTACACTGGCTAGCATAGCTTTAAGAAATAGGGATTGCGGTAAAATAAAACTGCTACACCATAAGCCAAAGAGGTGTCTAACATATTATAACCAAGACTTATCCCGCATTACATCAATCACTCAAAACATAACTGGGATAAAGATCGAACCCGCATCACCTGAGGATGTCTCACAAAAAGATTGTATCATTCTCTTTACTCTCCTTAAAAGCAAAATGATCCAAAACTCGGGAAATACAAGGATTCTAGCAAATGGACTATTCCCTCAACTGAAAAGTGGATTAGTCTGGTGGATTACTCAAGCACTCGGCAGGTAAACCTGAAACTTCTAGAGCTCTAGCTAGAGCCTCTTGTAGAAACCCTTTTTTGATAAGCTCATGGAAACTCCCATCAGAGTCAACCTTAAAGTACAGCGGGACTCTTTCCTTTGGATCACTAATACATTCTATCAGAATTTTCTTAAACAGAGACATAACATTAAACAGATTCCTAAGATACTCATTGTTCTCCAAATAACTTGTACAATGCTCTAAAGCTATTCTCGAAGCTATACCAGTTCTACCCAAACTAGTTATAGCAAGCTCCAACCCTCCATCATATACCTCCGAATGGAAGGGGAAAACAACATTGCCCGTGGAGGCCTTAGTAGCATTGTTTACAAGAACACCTTTTTTACGTAAGAGATCCGATAATTTGCTATTGAACTGTAAGTCATCAGTCGCTATGACTATTAGAGAATATTTTCCATGAAGTTCTCTAGCGAGATCCTCAGGTGTCGTATCGTCATCGATGTATTTAAGTTTGAGAATTCCTGAAGCGTCGAGATCCCTTAAATCTGGAGAAAAATCCTTTGAATAGACTACTACATTAGCACCCTTACTGGATAAGTACCTCGCTCTCCTAGTTCCTACATTTCCGCCTCCTATCACTGCAATTCTCATTCCCTCAACATCAATGTAAAGTGGGATGTACAATGATATCAACTCCTGGTGTCATCAATGAATTTACCTAGTAACTTAATATCCAACGGACACAACGGGTCATCCCCCCAGTAATCTCCATTAATAGCGTACGCCCTATTCCGACTACCTCCACCACACACTTGTTTGAATGGACACATAGAACATTTAGGCCCTCTCAAGTGTTTCGAAATATTCAGGAAGGGGCGTAGCCTGGGGTTACTCGCATTTAATATATCCCTCAACTGATCCTTCCTAAGATCTCCTATCACCACATGATCTATAAACTGACAGGGTCTAACAGTTCCATCCGGATATATGCTAGCTGTCTTCCTCCCACAATCACCTTGCGCTTCAATAAGCGATAAGTATTCCATGAATTCCTCCTTACTACTAGCAAGCTTCCAAGCTATATAGATACCGACAAAGTTTCCTCTGACTATCAGTATTTCCAAAGAATCCTGATACATTTCTGCAAGCTCTATGAGATTATCAGCCCATTCAGCCACCATTCCAGGTGTAAGTAGTTCCCTCCCCAACTTCAATCCTCTTCCTACAGTATCAAGCAGGTAAAGGCTTACTCTTCTTACTCCAAGCCTATAGGCTAAATCCACGATTTCCCCTGTTTCCTTGTAGTTATTAGCGGTTATCGTCGTCCTTATTCCAGCAGGTATTCCAGCATCAACTACATTTCTAATACCTTCAATCGCCTTTTCATAAGCACCTTTTACCCCTCTAAAACTGTCATGCCTCGCAGGATTCGCACTGTCAATACTTATTCCAACATACCTGAAACCCAAATAAGCTAGATTACTGGCTATCTTCCTTGTAATCAGAGTTCCATTACTGCTAAGACTCAATGTAGGCCTACGATAATATGATAAATACTTTACAATATCCCAGAACTCTTCTTTAATGAGTGGTTCCCCGCCTGTAAACACTATCAGCGGAGATTCCTGGTCTACAATTTGTGACGCTATATGCAATAATTCATCTTTATTAAGTTCAGGATAATTTACCCATGGACCACTCCTCATGTAACAATGCTGACACTGTAGGTTGCACTTATAGGTAATGTTCCAGAATATAACAGGCTTTACGATATCAGTAAATCTCGAAGGCTTCTCCTTGTTGTATTCACCTTTTAATCTCTTTGAAACAGTCCCCTTTCCCGTCACCATAACTGTAACAGGTATCACGTCTATTCACCTAATAGTACCCGGCTTCAAATCTCCTACACTTCTAATCAATAGCCATTTTCTAGGATGGCAATGGGATACAACTTGATCCTGTAAAAATTCTAGTTTCTCTCTATTTACAGCATGTATCATCGCGTAACAACTCGTTTCAAATGATCCGGGCGGATAAGCTTCCCTCTGAACTACATGTGTAGTATATTCATTACGAGCGAGGCATCTACATAAATCGCCATAGCCGTTATATAGAGTCATCATTAACATTCCGTTTTCAATAAACCCTAGTTTTCTACCGTCTAACACAGCACCGGGATCTCCGAGAACTCCTTTTTTAACCAAAGACAACATTCTATTGTAAACAGTTTTTTCACTTAGGCCAATCGAACGTGAAACAGCATCATATGGTTGAGGTTCCAATGGAAGACTTTTCAGTCTCTCTGCTACAACGAGTTCATGTTCCCTCAAAGTAGGAATGCTATCAGGGGGGTCTGTATATTTCTGGGATGACCTTGAGATACCATTGATGAGATCGTATTTAACGCTAAGCTTCCATGTTTTTGTTCCAAACAGTACAATCCAATCCTTCACATGATATTTATTAGCTAAATATCTAGCAAAATCGATAAGCTCCTTCCTATCTCTTCTCTTGCTAACTATCCATAAGTCATACGATGGATGATCACGTATGTAGGCGTGGGAAGTGCCTGTATCTCGTATTAAATAACTGGATATCTCACTATAGTTACCGTTGGTAGATAGGGCAATCAAAGCGGCTTGCTGGTTCTTAGCTCTATAGTTTAAATAAAAGCCTATTCTTTTAATTATACCAAGTGACTTCAACTTTCTCAGTCTATCTAGCAACAGATCAACTTGAATACTAAGTCTAATAGAAATATCTTGGTAGGGGGTTTTAGAAAACGGGAAATTATATTGAAGTTCGTTAAGCAACCTTACATCAAACAAGGTGAGACTAGGCATCACGGTAACGCCTCATTTAAACCTAGTTTATTCACTAGTTCACTATACTCTCCGGGCTTGTAGTCGCATGCAGGATCAGACTCGAACGGATCTCCATATACTGAGAAGGCCCTTGCCCTACTCCCCCCGCAAATATTTCTGAACTCACATTCACCGCATCTACCCTTGAACATTGCTTCTCTAAGCAACTTGAATATCCTTGAATTCCTATAGATGTCTGATAAACTTCTAGACCTGACATTTCCGGCAGAAAGTTTAAGGAATCCGCTTGGATAGACGTTACCATCGTATGATACGAAAACTATTCCAAGACCATCCCTAGTGAACATCCTTGGTATATTGGGTTTCGATGAAGGTTTACCTAGTATGCTCCTCAGCCTCCTAACTAGGCGAGTATAGACTTCTCCTGTACCCAATAATTCATCAGGATTGTAACCATATTCCTCGAGTTTACTTCGAATCCATGTAACACGCCTGTACATAGGTCCTTCTGTAGTTCTAATAATTACACTATACTTAGAAGCTTCATATAGAAAATGTGAAATATCCTCCCAATCACGGGGGGAAAGCATTTCCTCAAAGCTAGCTCTTCCAGTAGGTACGAGGTAAAAAACTTCCCAAACATTTATACCTAACTTCTTTACAAGTGCAAAAAGGTCAGCCAGACCTTCTTTCGTAGAATTCATCACAACACTGTTAATTTGAACGTTTACACCTTTATTTAGCAATTCTCTTATAACCATAATGCTCTTTCTCCATACGCCCGGAACACCACGTATCTCATCATGAATGTGTGGCGAAGCTGAGTCAATGCTGATTGAAACAGCATTGACCCCGGACTTTACAATCCAGTTTATACTCTGCTCTAAAAGTTCGGTGACGGCAGGAGATAAAGCTGTTTTTACTTTTTTGTTCACACCATATTCTATTATTTCCTTTATATCTTTCCTCATTAATGGATCTCCGCCTGTTAATACTAGTATGGGATAGGGTCGGCTGAATTCTGTGATCATATCAATTAACTTAAACGCCTCATCAGTATCGAGTTCACCGGGTAAAGGATTTTTTATAGCTTCAGCCCGGCAATGTTTGCATGATAGCATACAGGCTTTAGTTGTTTCCCAGAATACTAGAAGAGGCTTTTCCTGCGCTGGCCAACTCATATTTCAAACCCTAGGACTCATCGGGTAGTATTGAAGGTTTTATGAATGTATATTTGACCTGGATATACAGATGTATACATATATATTCCAATCAATATATTATTATTAGTGTATAAGGTGTATATCAATGATCGCTCATCCTAGGAGAGTGCAAAAGCTCGGGACGAGTAGCCTCGTATTAGCCTTGCCGAAAGAATGGGTTAAGAAGCAAGGAATAGACAAGGGGGACGTATTATATGTGGTTGAGGAAGGCGAGTCCCTTAGAATTATAAAGCCAATAGAAGAAAAGGTAAGTGAGCCACCAGCACTGGAAGCTTACAAACTTAAGGATTCCACACTAGTGTCAATAGCAGCCAACTGCCTCTACATCCTAGGCTATAATGATTACATGATAGACCTAAAGAATCTGCCGGCAGAAGTCCAATTACTGCTTAAGAGGCATGCTTCAAGGCTAATAGGAATAGAGTTCTCATACGTTGACAAGGATAAGATTAGGGTAAAGAATATTATGAATATGGAAACCATAAATCCATATACAAGTATAAAAAGCATGGGTATATCTGTTTCACAAATATTCGAAATCCTATCGAAGGCAACAAAAGGCGAATGGGATATTCTATCTTTAACAGATGAGCTCAGAGAGGAGATATTCAGGTTGCAACACCTAATAGTTAAATATCTCAGCTCAAGAATGTTGCCTGGAACAGATGATAGCAGAACGTATAGCTTACTTCTAGGAACGAGTCTTCTAGGGATAATTTCAGAAGACTCCTATAACGTGACGAAGGTGCTTATGATGAGAAAGGAAACTCCCGGTAGGGATGTTCTTGCGATAATTGATAGACTAACAGCAATTATGCCACAAGTATCTTCAAATTTAACAAACCCTAGTATATCTAGGTCTAAGGAGCTCATAAAAGAAACATCTAATATAAGGCAGAAGTTAAATAAGGTAGTTCTGGAAACGAATACAGTTATAGATGCTATTCTAGCACAATTTCTATTGACAGTTGTAAGCATACTATGGATAGTATCAACAATATCCGTATGCAATTCTTTGGCATGCGAAGATATCTGGAGAAAGAAGGAAGGGTGAACTATTAGTTTGAAGAACATTGCCGTCGTTGGCCTCGGCAATATAGGCCTGCGCACTCTTTGGAGGCTTAATAAGCTAGGCTATAAGGCTGTTGGCCTCGACTCGTCTTCATTATCTGTTAAAAAAGCAATGGAGCTAGGATTGAAGGCAATTCTAGGGGACGCGTCTAATCCTTCTGCAATTAGTGACGCAATGGGATTTAACGTTGATGTTGTAGTTACAGCTCTACCAGGAAGCATGGCTTATGAAATAGTTAAAGGAATATTAAACCACGGATATAATATGGTAGATGTGTCCTTCTTCCCTCAAGACCCTTTGGAATTGCGTGAAATAGTAAGGGGAAAGAACTCGACTGTTGTAATTGACACAGGGATTGCACCCGGGTACTCTAACTTCCTCATAGGCAGAGCTATACGAGTGATTAAAGCAACTAAAGCTCACATATATGTAGGGGGATTATCAGGAGAACCCCATCCGCCTCTCGGAATAGCAGCAACATGGAGTACATATGACCTATTAGAGGAGTATATAAGACCTGCAAGGCTAATAGTAGATGGAAAAACTGTAAGCATTAACCCATTGGAAGCGGGAATATCGTACCTGGACTTCCCGGGGACAGGTAGGCTTGAAGCATTTCCTACTGATGGGCTTAGAACACTTCTATACAGCTACCCATATATGAGTGAATTAGCCGAGTATACCTTGAGGAGACCAGGGCATATAGATTTCATCAAGTCCTTAGCTAAACTGGGTTTCCTAGAAGATTCACCATTAAAGCTTACAGGATGCACTATATCCCCGAGGGAATGCCTAGCAAGAATGATCGAGAAGGGTGTCTCTAATATTGCGGATGTTGTAGTTATGAGCGTTGAGGCAGAAGGTGAAGATGGCCTCTATAGAGCATTCCTAAAAGTTAAACCTGAAAACGACTGGTCTGCGATGGCCAGAGCTACAGCAGCTTTCCAAGTAGCTGTCACCCGTTTATTAGTTGAACATGGTTTACCTAAAGGCCTATTGTTCCCTGAAAACCTGGGAGAAAATGCAAGCTTAGCGGGTATACTGGAAACATATTTAAATGAAGAGGAATTGACGCCGCTAGAGGCTTGGAGCTGAACGTCCGACCAGCTATAAAGGGTTAGCTGTTTACCTGGTTATTGGTGGAGAATTATTGGTGCAATTCTTACAGCTAGATCTAGGGATGATAGAAGAGAATATCGTGTTGGTAGCTGGAGTAATTATAGGAATATACTTACTCCTCCTTATATTAGCCTTAAGGAAGCCGGGTGCACGCATTCCTCTTTACCGCCTATCCGTGATATTAATTATAGTTGGCTTTGTGGCAATTAACTTCCTTATGCAACTACCGAAAGTCATAGTTGCTGAAAACCTGACTTATGCAACACTATTCACTATATCACTAGTCTTCAGCGACGGTAAAGGAGGCAAGCTTCTCTCTATGCTTCTCTCTATGTTTATAGCCGGAAGGATATCGAGGAGTATATTAACACCTAGAGGAAGCATTATGCCTCTCACAGTTAACCATATCCTCTTAGAAGTCCACTTAATATTCATAGGTATAATTTCATGGGTACTCCTATCTATGCCTAGAAACACATGGGAGATCCTAGAAAAAGAATTCGCAGAGCCACCGCCAGATTCTGTCTAAGGAGACTCGGTTATCTGCACACAGGGACCAGCCCCTCGTTCTACCAAGGTTACATTCATTAATGGATGTACTTCAGCCCACATACCATGGTCAGTATCCACTACAAGTGGACCGGACACTACTAGTTTATCACCCTCACAGACCTTACCGCTTAAGGCATTGTAAAGTAACCGGCTTCTATCGTGTGGCTGTATCTCTACGTGAATATGGCTATAACGTAGTACTATACTCCCTCCACTTAGAACCGCCGATTCATTCAGATGATTCAAGTCGAAGCAATAATCGCCATCCTCAAACATTTTTGGAATATTCGCTACTGTTCCCTCAAGTGTAACACAGCTTTCGGCTATCCGGAGTCTTTCAGGGTCATGAGTATATTTGAAGACGTTTTGCGTGGTTCCGCAGGGAGTGTTCTGTATACTCCACCTATTACTCGTCCAGCTGGATGGTTTAAATGGGTAGGAAAGGATACTAGCGTTTACACCGATCGTCCCTATTGCTGGTACCGCTACCAGTATCACTAGTATGAGACTAGCTATGGAGGTAGCTTTATGATGACTAGAGAAGAATGGTATAACAGTAGCTAATAGTGAAAGGACTCCGATAGGTGAGAGATAAAATACTGTCGAGAGAAGGAATACTATTACCCCTAATGCACTTGCAACACCAGCTAGGACTCCTTTCTCAATCCATGCTTTGACGCTTAATGCTGTTGCAACGCCCGTCACTATTCCGAAGACGCTTAGAGCTGTATGTATCCCGTCATTCCCATAGTAGAGTACACCAATGATGGTTGCGAACACTCCATCAAACCCACCTGCCACTATTCCCATGCAAGTATAACCGCATCTCTCTTTAGTATAGCTTGATAGATACGCCTCTATGCTCCTCAGGATAAGGCTCAGATATGCTACTAGTGGGAAAATAGCGTGTGTTTCAATAAGGATTGGAGTCGCTATAATGCTAGATATCAGGATCGCCAAAAAGGATTCAGCAGGTGATAATAATGCTGCAGCGATCACCACTGCTGCTATTTGAGGCCCGTATCCTTGGAATAAGCTTGGTGCATTAACCATTATCGAGAAGCCTATGATTCCAGTTACTATTGAAATTATCCACTGTTTCCATCCAGTGAAATGCAATTAATACCACCCGATCAAGCCTATGCCCTCATGCCTTGCATTAAATATGCAGCCGAAGAACCGATCCATGCGACTAGTTCAACAAACCTAAGCGCGTCCTCACTGGACTTTGCTTTATATGAAAGTCTATAGCCGTCGACTCGTACTGCACCAGGAATCATCTCTGCCATATCTGCGAAAATAGGTTCTTTGACCCATAACTCGACATTAATTGGGGGGTTCCACGTTATGGGGGAGATCTTACCATCATTAAACTTTTCTAGTGACGTGCTAATGGCTTTCCAAACAGCTGACTCTATCCTGGCCTTATCTTGATACCATGCAGCTAATCTACCAGCACCTTCCTTTAAAGCTAAGAAAACTATATCCCTAGAGATGCTCTCAACTTGATTCCTAAGTTTCTCGTCTCCAGCAACCATAATCACTGGAACACCTTTCTCCCCTGCATAAAGAGCATTCAATAGGAACTCGCTTGCATGAATGCCATTGAGTTCGACTTTATGAATAGTCCTTGAGCTATATGTGTGGTCCAAGAAGCCTCCTCTTGTTCCAGCGGCTGAATGATATCCTATGAACAATGATACATCAGCTTTTTCCACCCCTAAAACCATGCTATAAG
This window of the Candidatus Tiamatella incendiivivens genome carries:
- a CDS encoding M55 family metallopeptidase, which encodes MKAYLSIDLEGLPGINGLSQVGPAYPLYRDAREIMTWMANLVSEALLANGCDEVFMADSHGYMGNIDYMKVREGVTLLQGYPRPYSMVLGVEKADVSLFIGYHSAAGTRGGFLDHTYSSRTIHKVELNGIHASEFLLNALYAGEKGVPVIMVAGDEKLRNQVESISRDIVFLALKEGAGRLAAWYQDKARIESAVWKAISTSLEKFNDGKISPITWNPPINVELWVKEPIFADMAEMIPGAVRVDGYRLSYKAKSSEDALRFVELVAWIGSSAAYLMQGMRA
- the hemB gene encoding porphobilinogen synthase is translated as MEYPVTRLRRLRSKKELRDMLAETHLSTDDLILPIFVNEAISEKKPAEGLEGHFYYPPESSDLADFILSNLELGIKGFLVFGITGKKDFHGSRAYSTEGPVYRAVRYVRNNIGSEPVIFTDLCICNYTTHGHCGLPVERNGVKIIDNDSTLEVYGKIAVSQAEAGADFVAPSGMMDGQVRSIRSALDSSGFSDVGIMAYSAKYASVLYGPFRSVMESAPKFGDRSSYQMDPRNSMEALKEIQLDIDEGADIVMVKPALFYLDIIRLVGETFPRIPLAAYNVSGEYMMIRAASGKGFLELDGAVLEAATAIKRAGADLIITYFAPLLAKLMRER
- a CDS encoding bifunctional precorrin-2 dehydrogenase/sirohydrochlorin ferrochelatase, translating into MYIPLYIDVEGMRIAVIGGGNVGTRRARYLSSKGANVVVYSKDFSPDLRDLDASGILKLKYIDDDTTPEDLARELHGKYSLIVIATDDLQFNSKLSDLLRKKGVLVNNATKASTGNVVFPFHSEVYDGGLELAITSLGRTGIASRIALEHCTSYLENNEYLRNLFNVMSLFKKILIECISDPKERVPLYFKVDSDGSFHELIKKGFLQEALARALEVSGLPAECLSNPPD
- a CDS encoding Lrp/AsnC family transcriptional regulator, with translation MPSLTLFDVRLLNELQYNFPFSKTPYQDISIRLSIQVDLLLDRLRKLKSLGIIKRIGFYLNYRAKNQQAALIALSTNGNYSEISSYLIRDTGTSHAYIRDHPSYDLWIVSKRRDRKELIDFARYLANKYHVKDWIVLFGTKTWKLSVKYDLINGISRSSQKYTDPPDSIPTLREHELVVAERLKSLPLEPQPYDAVSRSIGLSEKTVYNRMLSLVKKGVLGDPGAVLDGRKLGFIENGMLMMTLYNGYGDLCRCLARNEYTTHVVQREAYPPGSFETSCYAMIHAVNREKLEFLQDQVVSHCHPRKWLLIRSVGDLKPGTIR
- a CDS encoding AbrB/MazE/SpoVT family DNA-binding domain-containing protein; protein product: MIAHPRRVQKLGTSSLVLALPKEWVKKQGIDKGDVLYVVEEGESLRIIKPIEEKVSEPPALEAYKLKDSTLVSIAANCLYILGYNDYMIDLKNLPAEVQLLLKRHASRLIGIEFSYVDKDKIRVKNIMNMETINPYTSIKSMGISVSQIFEILSKATKGEWDILSLTDELREEIFRLQHLIVKYLSSRMLPGTDDSRTYSLLLGTSLLGIISEDSYNVTKVLMMRKETPGRDVLAIIDRLTAIMPQVSSNLTNPSISRSKELIKETSNIRQKLNKVVLETNTVIDAILAQFLLTVVSILWIVSTISVCNSLACEDIWRKKEG
- a CDS encoding NAD-binding protein, with amino-acid sequence MKNIAVVGLGNIGLRTLWRLNKLGYKAVGLDSSSLSVKKAMELGLKAILGDASNPSAISDAMGFNVDVVVTALPGSMAYEIVKGILNHGYNMVDVSFFPQDPLELREIVRGKNSTVVIDTGIAPGYSNFLIGRAIRVIKATKAHIYVGGLSGEPHPPLGIAATWSTYDLLEEYIRPARLIVDGKTVSINPLEAGISYLDFPGTGRLEAFPTDGLRTLLYSYPYMSELAEYTLRRPGHIDFIKSLAKLGFLEDSPLKLTGCTISPRECLARMIEKGVSNIADVVVMSVEAEGEDGLYRAFLKVKPENDWSAMARATAAFQVAVTRLLVEHGLPKGLLFPENLGENASLAGILETYLNEEELTPLEAWS
- a CDS encoding radical SAM protein, coding for MIPVTVMVTGKGTVSKRLKGEYNKEKPSRFTDIVKPVIFWNITYKCNLQCQHCYMRSGPWVNYPELNKDELLHIASQIVDQESPLIVFTGGEPLIKEEFWDIVKYLSYYRRPTLSLSSNGTLITRKIASNLAYLGFRYVGISIDSANPARHDSFRGVKGAYEKAIEGIRNVVDAGIPAGIRTTITANNYKETGEIVDLAYRLGVRRVSLYLLDTVGRGLKLGRELLTPGMVAEWADNLIELAEMYQDSLEILIVRGNFVGIYIAWKLASSKEEFMEYLSLIEAQGDCGRKTASIYPDGTVRPCQFIDHVVIGDLRKDQLRDILNASNPRLRPFLNISKHLRGPKCSMCPFKQVCGGGSRNRAYAINGDYWGDDPLCPLDIKLLGKFIDDTRS
- a CDS encoding TIGR04053 family radical SAM/SPASM domain-containing protein, with the protein product MSWPAQEKPLLVFWETTKACMLSCKHCRAEAIKNPLPGELDTDEAFKLIDMITEFSRPYPILVLTGGDPLMRKDIKEIIEYGVNKKVKTALSPAVTELLEQSINWIVKSGVNAVSISIDSASPHIHDEIRGVPGVWRKSIMVIRELLNKGVNVQINSVVMNSTKEGLADLFALVKKLGINVWEVFYLVPTGRASFEEMLSPRDWEDISHFLYEASKYSVIIRTTEGPMYRRVTWIRSKLEEYGYNPDELLGTGEVYTRLVRRLRSILGKPSSKPNIPRMFTRDGLGIVFVSYDGNVYPSGFLKLSAGNVRSRSLSDIYRNSRIFKLLREAMFKGRCGECEFRNICGGSRARAFSVYGDPFESDPACDYKPGEYSELVNKLGLNEALP